The nucleotide sequence TTTGTTGAAAATATACCTACTTACTTGCTCAACCAGCCCTGCTCGTAAAACCGAGATGTTAGATCTTCTTTCCTTGTCCTGCTTTGCTTCATAGCTACATTGTCTGAGTTGTCTTTAGAGTCTGCTTCTCATCTCTTCCTCTGGGTTTTCTTATTTCTTTCTTCGTTCCTCCCCAACTTTGGGATCTTtaccttctttccttttttcttgcCTTTCTTCCTCAACCAGATCTCTCTGTAAATATGCCATACATCTCTCTCCTAATTTATCCTTCCTTCTCTCATGCCCATTgcactctgtggacatgggaaagtcagtggatgtgatataccttgactttagcaaggcttttgatacagtttcccacaatattcttgccagcatgttaagggaatatggattggataaatggacggtaagatggatagaaagctggctagaaggccgggcccagcggatagtgatcaatggctcgaggtcaggatggcagtcggtttctagtggagtgccccaaggttcggttctaggactggttttgttcaatatctttattaatgacctggatgaggggatggattgcaccctcagcaagtttgtagatgacactaagctagggggagaggtagatacgcttgagggcggagatagggtccagagtgacttagacaaattggaggattgggtcacaagaaatctgatgaggttcaacaaggacaagtgcagagtcctgcacttgggactgaagaatgccaagtattgttacaggctggggaccaaccagctaagtagtagttctgcagaaaaggccctggtgattacagtggatgagaagctggatacgagtcaacagcgTACCCTTGTAggaagaaggctaatagcatattaggttgcattaagaggagcatgtCATTActctcctttatttggctctggtgaggccacatctggagaattgtgtccagttctgggttccccactacagaaagcatgtggatgcattggagagggtccagtggagggcaatcaaaatgattagggggctggagcatatgaggaggggctgagggatttgggtctgtttagtctgcagaagagaagagcgaggggggatttgagagcagccttcaacttcctgaagggaggttccaaagaggctggagagaggctgttctctgtgtgacagatggcagaacaaggagcaaagggctCAAATTGcggtggaagaggtccaggttggatattaggaaaaactatttcactaggagggtggtgaagcactgggatgggttccctagggaagtagtggagtctccatccctagaggtgtttaagtctcggcttgacaaagtcctggctgggttgatgtagttgggatttgtcctgcctagagcagggggctggacttcacggccttctgaggtcttttccagctctgtgattcctGTCACGCttctggggcgccagctgccaacCTGCACTGCTGGATCTGTATCAgagcctgatacagaggcagcagcatggggtggcagccagctccatgGGATGGGGCTGtaggtgggagctggcttttaagctggtcctaccccactcccagggagcaagctgccaccctgcattgctgtTTCTGATGCAGAGGGTAGCAGCGTGGAGCAGCAGCTGGTAAGCACCAGGTGCATATTGGCTCCTGAGGAGCCACCTAATGCTGCAGGTGTGTGTAACCGCTGacatttttagcggttacatgatTACCCAGTTCCCCACTTTTTAACATCGCTAGTCAGAACTTATTTCTGGCTGATTAATAGTAACAACTTCTGGGCCTTGCTGACTTCACTCCGTTTTTACTTAATAAACCAGAATTGAAAGACTCTGTCCCCTGACAAACCCCTGAGTGTGCAGCCCCCAGTATTCTGGTGTAGCAGTCTTGAGGGGTTTCAGTAAGTGCTGCTGGAAGATTCCAGGTTGATGACACTGGAGTTTTCTCTTTATCCAATGCACAGTGATTTTTCTTGTCACTCCAATAGGCTGCCTTGGCCCTGACTTTAGAATGACAATCCCAATGGCAAGCAAGTTGTACACCAGCCCGTCTGACTTTGATTCCTTTTCAGAAATTGCTATTAATGTCTCTTGTGATGAGGACTCTTTGCCCATAGAGACTAGAGTGAGAGCACCTAATTTCACACAGACTGCAAGAGGTGTCAGTACTAACTTTCAAATGCTATGGGCTTTTTATTTAAAGACTAttgtcactagggatgttaaaatgcgtgtaATTGAGTATCTGTGCAACCACTGAACGTTTCATCAGTACATTTAGGGCAGCAGttagctccatgggagctggtgcACCCTAGGAATTGTCTTTTAACCCAGATACCTGCAcataccagctccctcctgccgccctgcgctgctgcctctatctccagaggtagcagtgcaggatggcagccagCTTCCCAGGAATGGGgcgggagcctgtgtgtaactctGAATGTTCTCCGATAAGCTCAGGTTTATTGGCTAATCGCTTACcgttaaactttcacatccctaattgtcATGCTCTGTATTGATGCTTCATTTATAAATACTTAATACATGATTATTAAATGTTTGTTCTAAAGTGTAGCAGTTCAGTAGCAGGTTAACTAGTGCTTACAGCCATCTGTGATAACACATTCTACTGATATGCTTCAGACCATCTCGAACGCATACTACTCATGTCTGCAACATGTTTATAACCGCTATTAATACTTTATTAACCTCTTCTAAATAATTTGTGTACCCTTTATTATAAAGTTGTAATCCTATACCTGTCCAAGCAGTGACATGCTTAGTAAGGGTGAGTCGTCTGAGTCTGCCCTACACTGTTGGATTAGCACCTGCCAGAATAACTGGGGTTTTTTGGTTGGTtagttgaattttttttcagcctTCTGGTTTCTCTTCCATACAGGTGGATAAACACATCCGACGGCTGGATGCAGACCTGGCCCGATTTGAAGCTGATCTGAAGGATAAGCTGGAAGGCAGTGACTTTGAAAGCCCTGGCGGCCGAGGCCTGAAAAGTGAGTTATTTGTGATGTGACCAGAAAAGCTTGCTGTAAGATGTGCATTTCCATTGTAGGGCTTTTGAAGCCTTGGCGTATGGGGTTTATTTTACGTTatgcttttcatagaatcctagaatactagggctggaagggacctcgagaggtcatcgagtccaatcccctgccctcatggcaggaccaaatactgtctagaccatccctgatagacatttatccaacctactcttaaatatctccagagatggagattccacaacctccctgggcaatttattccagtgtttaaccaccctgacagttaggaactttttcctaatgtccaacctaaacctcccttgctgcagtttaagcccattgcttcttgttctgtcctcagaggccaagatgaacaagttttctccctcctccttatgacacccttttagatacctgaaaacggctatcatgtcccccctcaatcttctcttttctaaattaaaaaaacccaattccttcagccttccttcataggtcatgctctctagacctttaatcattattgttgctcttctctggaccctctccaatttctccacatctttcttgaaatgcggtgcccagaacctgacacaatactccaactgaggcctaaccagcgcagagtagagcggaagaatgacttctcgtgtcttgctcacaacacacctgttaatgcatcccagaatcatgtttgctttctttgcaacaccatcaccctgctgactcatattcagcttgtggtccactataacccctagatccctttctgccgtactgcttccgagacagttgcttcccattctgtgtgtgtgaaactgattgctccttcctaagtggagcactttgcatttgtccatattaaacttcatcctgtttacctctgaccatttctccaatttgtccagatcattttgaattctgaccctatcctcagagcagtcacaacccctcccagcttggtatcatctgcaaacttaataagcgtactcccTGTGCCTATCTACATTGTTTCCAGAGTTGAAGGTAATCTTGTCATTGATGCAACCATTTGGGaggcaaaagaagaaaaaaatccagtctaGAGCCCTCTTAACCATTCTTGCTGGAAATGGTCCTGTCCCTTGGAGAGTCAGCATATCCTTTCTCTAGGACACTTGTTACGAGCACtgcttcagaagaagctgagttGTGGTGGCAAGAGTTGGCACGAAGTGTGGATCTTAAAATTTTGATGCTAAAGCTGAGCAAACTCTACCACAGCCATGCCTTGCCTGGAGACGTAAAAGATCTCGTGTTGGGAGAGGATGATTTTtctcattaaaaatattaattaaaaataaaatcctaacTTTATTTTAACTTAAGGGTCCAATGTAACCTGATGACAAGAGGAAATTTTAAAGGAAAGAGTTAAAGGACAATGCCTGATACAATTTCTAATCTATATTAAAGTATATGGCAGAAAGTCAAATTAAATAGAGTAAACAATGAGTGGTGtattatagagctggaagagacctcaagtcctgccccctgcccaaggccggaccaatcccaactaaatcaacctagccagggctttgtcaagccaagacttaaacacctctagggatggaggaatccctagggaacccatcccagtgcttcaccaccctcctagggaaatagtttatcctaatatccgaccaagacctcccccactgtaacttgagaccattgctccttgttctgccatccctcactactgtgaacagcctttctccatcctctttgtaagctcccttcaggaagttgaaggctgctatcaaatcccccccccccccccccccccccactctttgcttctgcagactaaacaaacccaaatgccttagtctctcctcataagacatgtgctccagccccctaatcattttggtcgccctccgctggactctctcaaatgcatccacatcctttctgtagtggggggcccagaactggacacactatttcagatgtggcctcaccagagccgaataaaggggaataatcacttctctggatctgctggcaatgctcctcctaatgcaccctaatatgccattagccttcttggctacaagggcgccttGGTGACTCAcgtccaacttctcatccactgtaatcgccagggccttttctgctgaactgcttcttagccattcaatccccagcctgtaacaatgcttgggattcttccctcccaagtgcaggactctacacttgtccttgttgaacctcatcagttttcttttggcccaatcctctagtctgtccaggtcactctggacccttccctgccctccagcgtatctacctctccccttagcttagtgtcatctgcaaacttgctgagggtgcaatccatcccctcatccaggtcattaataaagatgttgaacaaaaccagtcctagaacagatccttggggcactcagcTAGAAACCGAtggccaacctgacatcgagccgttgatcactacccgctgggcctgacagtctagccagctttctgtccacatagtccatttatccaatccatactcccttaacttgctggcaagaatattgtgggagaccgtatcaaaagctttgctaaagtcaaggtagatcacatccactgactttcccacgtccacagagccagttacctcatcatagaagctaatcagattggtcaggcaggacttgcccttcgtgaatccatgttgactattcctgatcactttcccttcttccaagtgcttcaaaatggattccttgaggatcccctccatgatttttctagggactgaggtaaggctgaccggtctgtagttccctggattgtccttcttccctttcttaaagatgggcactacatttgcctttttccagtcttccgggatctctcctgatctccacgagttttcaacgataatggccaaaggttccacaatgacatttgccaactccctcagtaccctcggatgcattaaatccgggcccatggatttgtgtatgtttagcttttctaaatagttcctaacttgttctttccccatcaagggctgtccacctccttcccatgctgcgttgcctagtgcatttttctgggagctgatcttgtccgtgaagacagaggcaaagaaagcattgagtacttcagcttttctgtcactaggttacctccctcatccagtaagggccccacaccctctctgatcaccctcttattgctaacatgcctgtagaaacctttcttgttacccttgaCATCTCTTGCTAGcagcaattccaattgtgcttttgccttcccgATAACTCCCCTACATTcccgagcaatatatttatactcttccctagtcatcagtccatgtttccacttcttgtaagcttcctttttgtgtttaagctcaccaaggatgtccctggtaagccaatctggtcgcatcagaatggtttcttcctgtgccttttaataaggcttctttaaaatactgccagctctcctggacaaCTTTCCCTTCATGCTAACATCCCAGGGAATCttacccatcagttctctgagggaatcaaagtttgctcttctgaagtccagggtgtgtattttgctactctcctttcttcctttggtcaggatcctgaaatctaccatctcatgatcactgcttcctaggttgtcacccacctctacttcccctactagttcctccctgtttgtgagcagcaggtcaagctgcgcatggctcCTGGTCgtttccttcagcacttgtaccaagaagttatccccaacattctccaaaaacttcctggattgtctgtgtgtaCTGCTGTACTGGTCtcccaatagatgtcagggtgattaaagttgtccatgagaaccagggcctgcgatctggaagcttctctcagttgtccaaagaaagcctcgtctacctcatccacctgatccggcggtctatagcagacaccaaccacacatcacccctgttgcttccacctgtaaatttaacccatagactctcaacgtTTTAAATTGCTGAGGACATGGTTTTGAGGTTTGTTCGGGGGCCGCTGGTGGTGGTGATGTGTATGTTGCACCCTGACTAATCATGCATAGTCCTGGGAGGGGAAGATGTTGAGTgtattttcaaagcactttttATGGTACAGGCCAAATTCCCCATGCAGCTCTGTCAGCTTCTTTTATGGGGTGGATCAAGATGCAAACCAGAACAGAAGTTGGCACTATGCATGATATAGTAAGTGTAAATCACACATTTTTAATATCAAAAGAGCCTTGTACATACCATAAAGAGCCTACAAAACACAAGTTTAAGTAATAGGAGCACAAATAAAAGCATCCAATGCTTTTTCTCAGGTgcccttaatttgaaataattctggCTTTCAGAAGGACGAAGTCAGAAAGACAAGAGAGGCTCCCGGGGTCGAGGCAGGCGAACATCTGAAGAAGATACTcccaaaaagaaaaaattaaaaggagGGTAAGAGACAAATAGCCAGAGCTTTAGTTGCTTTATGGAAAAGTTGTGTAAATTCATGAACTGCTAAGCCAAACCTTCCTGGCCCTTTTGATAACACTGGACAGTTTGTGTATCCAGAGTGCAGACTCCATTTAAGTATGTTCTTTTTTCATGCTTTCTCCTGGTACCAGTGTCAAGAGATTTTTGCATTATTATATTCTCATATACTGAACAAGGAGTTAATATGCTTAGGAAAATGTCTGTATCCAAGGAGACAGGAATGCAGTCTCTGTTGCTTCATGCAAACATAAAGAAAGTAGCTtagcttttttgtgtgtggccatACATATTGGTGTACACTGAGTTAGACTGCAGATTATGGTGATCTGCAGGTATACTGTGCTGTTGCATCACTCTCACCAAAATCCTAGGGCATTCTTAGAATAATTTCCTGGTATTCTACATCCTAAAGCAGGCATCCTAAATAATCTCAAGTCACCTAATCCAGTTCTTCGAAGCAAGCAGGAAAGAATCTCAGCTCTACTTTTCATACACTCTAATACTGTTACTTTGAATATTTTGAAAGTAATGCCAAAAATAATTCCAGTTTCTCATTAAGCATCCTAAATAGCATTGCCTGGTattctaaaaacattttaaaaagttataaggCTTGTAGTGCTCCTGTTGATATCTATAATGGTCTTTACAACCAGGAAGAAACTGATTATATGCCAAGTGCTCCCAAATGCctgaataaataaacaaactggaaaaatggaggAATATTACACTTTTTCAGTTGTTGTAGTCGTGACTTGAAACCAGAGTTCAACATATTCTGAtagaaatatgatttttaaaCTACTACTGAAACTTCTGTCACGTTGCTGTTTTGTCAACTCAGTTTTGCCAAGCTTATCACTGCTTTCTAAATAGTACTCCCTTTGTTTATATGTATTGTATGCTGCAAGTTATTCTTTCAGTTCTTTACATTAAACCTTTCATAATTTTGTTTTGACCAATGCTCAGAATAATCcaaatccatttttatttttaatatatttcctGAAATAAATGATGAACGTTTAAGTTCAAGTAGGGATTTAAAGGAGTAGCTGGTTATCTGATAAGCATTGCCTTACTGACATACTTACTGCTTAACCGGTACCCAGTGGGGCCTTTCCAGCCTAGTTGAGCCCACTGCATCAAACCGCAGGCGGGAGGCCGCTCCAGCCCGGCCAGGCCCACTGCACCATGCCACCGGCATGGAGCTGCTCCTGTCTGGCTGGGCCCACTGCACCATGCTGTGGGTGGGAGGCACTCCAGCCAGGCTAGAACAGCCAGGGGGCTACTGCAGCAGTCTCCCACCTGCGGTGCAACGCGCTGGGCAGTTTAACCAATtcaaatgttaactggttaaattataTGTTTAAATGGGATTTTGTATCCCTAGGCTCAAGATACATACTTAAAGCTAGATTTTTCAAGTGGACCTAATTATCTATGAAACACAGTTTCAAATGAGCAAAAGTAATTTGCTGTCATGTAAAATTGAGTAGTATCGTTTCCTCCACAGGTCTGAGTTTGCTGATACCATCCTGTCTGTCCATCCCTCGGATGTCCTAGACATGCCAGTGGATCCCAATGAGCCGACTTATTGCTTGTGCCACCAGGTGTCCTATGGAGAAATGATTGGCTGTGACAATCCCGATGTGAGTGCCCGAGAGGTGTTATACCTGGCAAGGGACGTAAAAGGCAATGGGAAGTGGTTCTCTAATTAGGAGCAAGAGAGAGACTAAGGAAAGCATTGGCCCTATTCTCAACATGAAAGGAGAGCTAATATCTACAAAATAACATTAAGCACCTCATTTTCCTTAAAGGTTAATGATGACCAGACTCTCAACACAATTAATATTGACAACCAAGGGGAAGACATGCAGGCCAAAATAGGGACAGAACTGATTCAAGAGTATTTAGATGAGTGGGATATGTTGAGGGCTCCAGGGCCTAATGAAATCCATCCTAGagtacttaaggaactagctgaagcagTCGCACAGCTGTTAGCAATTCTTtttgagaactcatggaggatGTGAAAAGTCtcagaagactggagaagggcagacATGGCACCTGTTATTAAAAAGAACAACAAAGCAGACCTAGAGAATTAAAGgccagtcagcctaacttcagtatctggaaagatac is from Pelodiscus sinensis isolate JC-2024 chromosome 10, ASM4963464v1, whole genome shotgun sequence and encodes:
- the ING5 gene encoding inhibitor of growth protein 5 isoform X3; translation: MRELDQKTEDKKAEIDSLAAEYISTVKHLLPEQRVEYLQKIQNAYSKCKEYSDDKVQLAMQTYEMVDKHIRRLDADLARFEADLKDKLEGSDFESPGGRGLKKGRSQKDKRGSRGRGRRTSEEDTPKKKKLKGGSEFADTILSVHPSDVLDMPVDPNEPTYCLCHQVSYGEMIGCDNPDCPIEWFHFACVDLTTKPKGKWFCPRCVQERKKKK